A window of Daucus carota subsp. sativus chromosome 2, DH1 v3.0, whole genome shotgun sequence genomic DNA:
cgaACAAGAAGGTTGGGTgactctcaaaagaatataaagGAATGAGGTATCACAATCAATATACAAATAATTTCAAAACCGTAATTCTATTCTAGATTGACCAATTATCCGAATACAAGTCTTATTCATATTTTAGACTCATTATTCTAGTTCAATTTTAGATCATAGttataatatctaataatattcaattttataataatatacatgATCGTAAATGAATATTGTACTCAATATGTTctaatattatcttttattgAATAAAACTAATTATTTCTTTGATGGAAGGAAAAAACTCGTATTTATCAAGATCTCCTATTAAGGACGCTATCTTTATAATTAATGTTAATAAGTTACTCATTTACACTATTTAAGCATAGAGTAGATGATTAGTTTATAAATTCGGAGAAGATGAACAAAGTTTTCACATGTTTTATACttgtcatgttatttttaagtgTTGAATCTTCAGCAGAAGCGGATGTCCATTTTAATTTAGGTAATTATCTACCCATCATTTCTTTTGCATATTAGTTTTGTTCAATACTGATGCAAAAGATCTATAAATATTATGcataattgttattttaaattttgatgtaCGATTGTTTGAAATAATAACTATAATCATCCAAAGATTAGAGTTATGAATTTCATGAATTTATTGTTTGTTATATTGATTTGACAGGGACATTGTTTAGATGTTGTTACAAAGTGAATCCTTTGCCAGGTTGTATTGAACAAGAAAAAGTTCAACAATCATGTTCGCTATTATGTATGACAAAATACATCCACGGAGAATTACTACGTGCGTATTGCGAAAATGACATGTATTGCACGTGTCGATATTTATGCTAAATAATGGAGTATTGAAACTTATTTCCCTGAATAAATTAAGATTAAAATTATCTTTGGATCATTTGTGTCTGTACTATCTCGTACTAATATGTCTGTCATTGTTCCCGTGAAACTGTGTAATATGtctgaatgaaatttatattttatttttatcaaaagcAAAAGAATTAAAATACTTAATGAAATTGTATAAAAAGTTTTAAAGTGCTTGCCGAAGCTCtctagaaaatattaaaaatatactcaGCGCAATCCGTGCTAATTACACCTAGACCATAGACCATGTATCCattgattttgtttaataattcTGAACGATGtcaaaaacaaaactaaaaaatTTCTGAAGTTTTTTGATCAAATGGCTTTGATTGCCCCTGACAAAAAAAGTGGCTTTCATTGTCTGTAGTTCAACATTTTGTAGGCCTACATTTACATCATACAACTACATATGAAATACTTCGTGGGCGTTCGGGAGCATAacttctgggcttaaaagcccagaagtctgcttcttcttttttcactCCCGTTTGGCAAATCAAACGAAGCGCTTATATTAACGGAAAGAAGCTCAATAAATAAGCTAGAAAACATActccctcttttttttttatatgacacttttgacttgagcacgtaactttaggtgggttgaccggatagtaaaaaacattatttttgattgattttttttgtgaattaaaattttgattgtatatttttattcagaaaaagaaaaattcaaaaataatacttttaactatccggtcaaagcacttaaaagtgtgtgccaaaaagtcaaacgtcatatattaaaaaacagagggagtaacttcttttggagacttggcttctgctttttttcttTGTGACCCACCCATGTCCAGTGATGCAAGGATCAATTGATATGTTCCGCctaataatatattgaagttaaaaactttcgataaaaaaaaacagaagttaAAAACTATGATTTCCTTGCATTTTGTATCATCTCTCATGTGTTGTTGCAAATGAAaagaatattttcatttttgctTACATTCGTTGTTCTGTGATTCAATGTTCCGACAAAGTttgatatttgtaaaatatttcatgtattatcaataaaagatcttttattattattatttatattttaaaagaggcaaattattatattataaaattataaaattccaaaactatatcaacttataagttaagttatccaaacacttaaaaaaattataagttacagtatccaaacacttacgtgggtgtattcgattgggattttaatgcattgtttttagtctatggattttaatggattgtatgggattttgattttgtgcggatttttgatgaaatgtcacagagttgataggatttaggtacaatgcttcaaaatcccattgaatttggtgggatttcaaaaaacttaaaatacactgaacaatgccacaaaatccatcattttatgaaatgaaaaaaaatccatcagcatttgaataccatcagattttaatggatttaaacaatcccaattgaataccatcggattttaaagcataatttgaaatcccaattgaataccaccagattttgtagcataatttaaaatctcaattgaatacctcaagattttaatggatttcaaacaatctcaatcgaataccctcggatttcatgaatgcaaaaaaatgctttaaaatcccaatccaatacacccctcttacagtagcttataagttcaaaccaacttctcaattttaatcaacttctttattttaagcaataagtcactttttttaagctcagccaaacgccctcttcatatatacaaatatattcaCAGCAAATCAAACTTTCCACCCTATGTTATCAAGATTAAAGGGGAATACGTCAATCCCAGTTATCAATTTTACATCAGTGCAGAGTAAGATATTACGTTAAAGAACATCCTCGAGTTCTCAGGTACAAGATGAACGAAATAGGCGCTTGATCAAGCTCGACTTGCTTACAGGGCTTTTGTGAATTTTAGCAACTTGTGTTGGATCCTTGACACTTCTAGGATATATGCATGTCAGAGTCACCTTCTTCTCCGAAAGGCTCACCTCAATGGACACCGTCTCGCCTATAAGTTAGAATGACAAAACAGCATTGTAACTCTATACCCGAATCCAAGGGCTCCCTTGGAAAATATGTACTATTTGCAAAGTGGGATAACTGGTGGGGTTAATTTGCATTATCAACTTGTATTACTTCTCAATTTAAAAGCATTAAAAGCTATCTAAAGCTACATAATTTGCTGAGTGCCCCAATTTGTGGGTGCTCCAAATTGTTTCTGTTTTATTATGCGGCTCTTTATCAAGGCGAATCCAATATTATACTGAAACTACCTATATCTGACTGCATCAATTGTTTATGAGCCCTATGGAGCTACAGTTTTAGAAGCAAATTGGACAAAAaagacttagagcatctccaacgatactcctaaatcattctctaaacaataatataaaatgtggctcctagtaagttaatacaccggaaaacgtgagaactccaatgttactctttatatttggctccttattcacattttatatttattttatataaatgagaggaaaaagttaactaaaagagagagaaaattgaaggaaaaataatataatattaagttaggagctactagatgctctttaaaagaaaggagagagagtaggctcctaaatttttaaagagcatctaggagcccattggagcactaaattttgatttgctcctaaattttagacttaggagcttgtttagagagccccttggagttgctcttaagaTCTTTAAACAAAGGCCGAGAATTAAATAAGCAGTAAGCTTTTTGTTTCTTGCCATTGATACAGAAAACTTCAAGAACATGACTGGAAAGAATAACTCACCATTCATTCGAGACATCATGGTGGCAACCTTTTCTTGACACCCTTTGCATCCGAAATCCGCTAAAAGAACAACTTCCTGCACCTGTTCTCACACATACAATTCTATAAGTCCAGACCCTTAAACTCCAGAAACCGCAAACAACAGAAGAAAAAACAGATAATCTGATATGTAGACAGACTTACGAGAGGTAAAGTCAAGGATTCAACAGAAGCTAGAGTGATCCGAGGAACCAGACCATTCTTGTAATTATCTACCTCAATTCCACCCTTTTCTGCATTGCTAACTTCTTTCAGAACAGCCATGCTCTGTCCTCTGAATGCCGGCACAAAACTCAGCTTTCATATATACAAAACAACTCTCAAGTCTCAACTTATGGAACAAGCTGAACCTTTGTGTCACCCAAGCAAGAAAAATGAAAAGGATGTGCAAACAGATAAGCAGCAAAGAAAGAGCAATCTCAACTCTCTATACGATAGAAAGTGAAAATTTGTTGAGATGGGACAATTttaatatcttgataaaattGGAAAGGGtcatgttttaacaaagttgcTTCATTCCCATAGACAACGCAGCCTCATAATACCCACCTACTCTTTGTTTACGACTTTTCTTTATAGTAATCTAGTTGCTTAGTCGACCAAACTTCTCTTTCTCTGGCTCTAAACTCTCAGGTTCTTTGTTATATGTCGTTGTAAGTATGataaaatagtactccctctgtcccattttaactgatgtttgactttttaacacgtatattgaggtgtaaaaaaacaatacctacactcaataaaataatacaattcttatatcaaataaaagtttaggttctaaacttttatttggcataaattttataaaaaataattatgtttagatttgatttttttaacatcttaaaatacgtgtaaaaaagtcaaaagcagttaaaatgggacagagggagtagtaacaAGCAAGACAAAAGGATTATCTCTCTGGCTACCTAACTTATACTTGAACAATAGTTAAATAATTGAAACCATTTTGAATGCCAAAAGCTTCTCAAAGAACCTTGAGACTTGAAGCCTGCAAGTCAAAACTTCCATGACATCAAGAGAACCACTTGTACCAAAAACAAAGCAatagatattataaaaacaaagtACATTCAACCTCTCCTGCATAATTTTAGTTGTATCGTTTAGTTTCCGGCaatgaaaattaattaatacgAAATTACGAATTAACACAAGATTTCGctgcaaaaatatattatatgcattAACAGATTGAAATCTAATCACCCAAGCAATACCTTTCATTATTTTACAACCGTGCGTGGAGTGAGCATTACGTGTAAATCTAGCCACTTGATATTTCGCTTGCCTATTAGAGATAGAATGATGCGCATAATAATACTTGAACCAATTAATAGCAAGTTCTAAAAATTCTGACAATGTTATTACCAACCGTATCATGTTGCATCAACCTTCTAcctgtaattaattaatatgtatgatTTTTTGACAAAGAAAGCTACTAAACCAAAATTTGCAGGCATTGCAAAAACTAAAGAAATTCAAAAACTGTAAATGCAAAACAGTCGGTTTCGTGTGAAACACTGTTGTTTTACTCCCCAGCATCAGGCCCTTAGTAGCAAGTTTTTACAAATTGACCAGAATACAATGGGTGCTTTGTGACCAAGGGAGATTATTATTTGCACCCTCGGCATGCTAACTATTGCTGCAAAAATGTGTGCAAGGAGCTGAAAAGACTTGCAAACTACCAAAAACTAGACAGTTTAAGAACGGTGTCTAAAGTCATCTAACCTACGGATGTACATCGATGGACAAATAGTGAAACCTTCATTGTGACAAAACCATGTTTGATAGAGGAGACACAATTGAAGAACTGAAGGCAGGTTCCCTGGTGTACTTGCAATTCTCTTGATCAACTTTAACCGATGAGGAAATGAAAAACTTTTCCCAGGTGCGAGTTCCAAAAGTTCTGATGCTACCTTTATTCTTAGTCCCACTTTGACATGGCTTCTTAGAAGAAATCCTACTACTGCGTTTTCTCTTCCTTGAAGACATCCATCTTAAATTGGCCAGTACATCATCTTTTACAATGTCTCGCACTCCAAATTCATCATCCACTTTATAGCCATTTGATGAAGTATCTCCCTGATCAAAACCAAACTGCACTTTGTCATCAAATGCTACAAATTCGCAAGGTGAAGATCTTCTGTCACTGGACTTAACAGTATCTTGCTTCCTACTGAGGTTGGACAAAACTGAAGCCAGGAGATCTGGTCTGTCGTCTATATGTTTCCATCCAGTTCCTAACCATTCTTGAGAAGGTCTGATATCATTCTGACAAAATATTGAATCACGTTTTTCCGCTGCAACAGGCAAAAAGATTATACAAAATTTCAGTTGCATAACAACACTAAAAGCAGGTGATACTCGACTGAATAATACATTCTCCTGGTCCCTGTTGAAATAGAGAAGGGTATCTATcatctttattattataaaacttTTTCATCAGCCTGCAATTCTTTCAAAGAGAGTCTTCAATACAAGTAACTGGAAATAGATCAACCTAGTGTAAGACATTGACAGAAGTTCTTAAATAGTGTTAAACAACAATCTTGTACTCTGATCTATATAGGATATGCAAAGTTCAAGGTAAGCTTGTTCACTAGCTAAATACACAAAAGTTGCAGATTTCAAATTCATGGTGCTAACTGCTAAGTAGCAAGTGCTTAGCATCTCCAATCTGAGAAACTTTCTACAGAAGACTAGAAGATTAAACAAATTCATTACTCAATAAAAGTGCTTTCAACAGATCACCTCCAAATTAAAGATAGTATTGTATTTTGTTCAACAAATTGAATGCATAACAAACCTGGAAAATAAACACAGATATTGTCCTCAGCCTCTTTTCGAATTATGATGCCTTCCCACCAACCATCATGCCACCACACATCCACAACGCTTCCGTCTTTCACAACCAAAGCATCCTGGACTTTATTAAACACTGGTGCTGGCCTGACAGTTGCCCGCCCATTAATCCGTAAGCACCATTCATCAGGTAGTGCAACCCGTGATGATAAAATCCATTCCTTTACAATCAAATAATGTCAAATCAGAACTGATTATAATGTGAAACAATTGAAAGAAAAAGCTTCTTAATAAACTTCCCACAGTTGAACTAATATTTACCTCTAAATTATGCACTTCATCTGCAGCATCCTTGATATCTAGATACCTTACTTTCACTTTgtctttatttttcttgataatCAAAGCCCTAAACCAGCATCCTCTAACACCACTATCCTGACAAAGCACTTCAACTTGAGCACCAATAGTTAAAACCTGTGCTGTCTTCATAACTACGCCTTTGTTGGGTAAAGAGACAACAGATATGGACTCTTTTGACGGgttgatttgatttccacttCTACAAATAATTGAACCGTCTGCCAATTTCGGAACCGTGGGATTTGTCAGTGGTGCCTGCAAATTGTTGCCTGGCCGTATAACCTTGGAAGAGTTATAGGATATCCGAAGCCTCTTCTTAGGTTTATTACCAACTGCATTGCCACACTCCACATCCAAATTCAGACCATCTTTGGCAGGATAGTGATTCTTGACATTCTTTGATGCAGATGAAGTGAACAtgcattcaaatattttttgctCAGTGTAGCCTTTAACTTGAGTGATATCAATTGGTTTGACATCGTTCTTGTCAACTTGCTTGTCGCAAACAAAGGGTTTGAACTGAGTGTGCCTAGCCTCTCTTAAAAATATCTGGTAGTGCTGGGGGCTGAGAACAGATGCCAATCCATCAATGCACTCAATATTGAGATGTTGAAAacaaagagaaaagaaaatctCTCTGTCATAAATCTCAGGTAAAGCAATACAGACCTCATCAATTTTGTGAAACCACCGTACCACAGCCATTTTATTCCCTCCGGAGTCCTCATACATATCATCCAAGTAGGCAATGCGTGGTTTATTTTCTTTAGCCGATACATACACAAAGTTATGAATCTGCAAGCAAAAGCAAGCACGTGAGTGTCAATTTAACAGTAGAACTTATATATAGAGTGAACTTGACAAATCTAGATATATGTCATAGAGTAATAAATTTACCGAAATTTCAACACCACGAAGTTGAAATGATTGATATCGCTTCCTTTTGTCCTTGCAAGTTGATACAGAACCAGGCAATAAGAATTCAGTATTATGCTTGCCCAGCTTCCACAAGCGACCACCCTGAACAGAAAAAACAAAATCTGTATCTTAAAATCAAACTCGGAGCCAGAGCCTAAATGTGATACATAATTGCAGAAAGACAAGTGAGAGTCAAGACATACCTCTATCTTGTCTGAACTCAACCGGCAGTCATTGTTAACCTCCAAACAACCAGAACCAGATCGTGGAGGCTGAAGATGGTGTGAGGATGCAGCTGGAGCCACAAATAAACAGATAATTACTAACGCATTAAGTTGCAGAACTCAAAACAGGTCCTCTATGTAAACAACACACAACCACAAGTTGAAGAGAAGTATAGCAATATAGATGTGCAGTCAAAAAGACAAAACTCAAACCAATTTTCCAATGAAAAAGACTCAAagactcaaaaaaaaaaatcatatttgttTGGATACATGGGAAAGTTTAATAGTCGATTCTGAGAAACTTTTGGAAAACCCAGCAAGTGTCCCAACCGCACAGTGCATATCTTATCCTAGATTGAGTTCAAAGGAAATCTAAGGCTCTCAACAAACGCTTGGAATTTCATTCTGGAATCCTGCAGCCCGGTCATTGCTAGTTTCATTTACAAAAGTGTCATAAAAAATCAGGATGTTAACTTTACTCAAATTGGCATAATATCAGATTCAGATGAAAACTTGCTCTGAAAGGACCTTCAAAGTCTGTGGGAACTGGGAAATATGTGTTATCCATTCCAGTCTTTCATATTGAACCTGTGGGTAAACTTGCAGGGTGCAAACATTAAAATTTCTCTCTGAGGCTCCCCAAATTAAAACATCTCGCCTGGAGAGAACATAAGTTTTCATTTAATCATATACATCAGTACAATTTTTTGTTCCAAGAACTAGGAAGCACAAACAAGTCCAAACCATATACATTACAATATTCCAAGAAACCCTCGCTTAAAAAACCTCGAACAATCTATAAAGTCAAAACCAAAACTACACAAACAAAGAACAAATCTTTACACAACACACGaacattcaaaataaaaaacaccaaaaacacAGAAACAAGAAAAAACACAAAATGTCACAATACTAAACCAcaaatacacaaaaaaaaacccAGAAGAAATCAGAAAAATCACCTGAAACAATAGAATCCAACCAACGAACAACCTGGTTTCGAGACTTGAGGTTCAACACAGAAGAAGCCGCCTTATAAGCCGGAGACAACAAAGCTTCATTACAAACTCTATAACGGTACGGCAACGGAATCAAGCTCTGTTTCTTTTTCCCCACAACAACAAGATCTGAGCCCCCATCTTTGCGTTTCAAGTAATAACGCACCTCTTTTGTTCCTCTTTCACTCAGAACAAACGCCTCTTTCCATTTTACATACGCCGGCGCTTCCATTGAAGCTCCAAACCCTAGTTTGCAgctgtgtgtatatgtgtgtataaatGCAGAATGAGAGAGAGGGTTTAAGTTTAAGTTTGTTTATGGAGTGTAGCGAGGGAACAGACAAAATGAAAGAAAGATTTAAATATACGAGGAAATATTATAGGCTTTCGTTTGTTAATACGAGATTGACGGTGGGGATTTGTTTGTGAGGATCAGCGTTACACGTACCACGCATCTTGGATTGTCAACTTTGCATTATCCTTTATTTCTTTTGCTAAATAACTCATCGTTGTTGCAGAGTTGCAGTATTGTTTAAAAGGGAACAGTgaatacaaaaagaaaattctcaattttctgaataaaaagaaTTGTAAAAATCtgaattttctgaataaaaagaaTTGTAGATCCGAAAATTTGGTCGGAtaccaaaaaaagaaaagatttatCACGATTCAATCGAAAAACTCTAAAAATTCATATGATACTTTCAAATATACAAGTTTTTTACTACTTTgttcatcccattttaagtgtccagttttgattttcaacggtcaaattgaccaatttttgaccaatcataaaaaacaaattcgttgttattttaaaaaatcaaaaaatacattttatagtatattgtatgtactttataataacatgattttttttatttttaagaattatattatatgtgtaaatctcattcaaaatttgatcaatttgaccattcaaaagtcaaacaggatacttaaaatgagatggagggagtatatttttaaaatttacataatacTCCGTTCGTCCCAATTTATCTATCTTGattttttgtggtcaaattgactaaattttgattaaaatttacatatttaaaataattagaaaaaattatgaaaaatatattactggAATCTACATTtgttctactttaaaatgtatttttttcaattttcaagatcATGTAAGATAATTATTAGTCAAGGTCAATTTGActacaaaaagtcaaacaagatgGGTACCGAGAGAGTATGTGTATTTCAGATAggatatgttaaatttttatataattgaaaagtGTTCTATGGAATTCTCCCCAGCACAGTCATACATGTATGCAATTGCACACTAGTTTTTGCTGAGTATATCTTCCCAGCATAGTGTGCGACTTAGGGGTCACTTTGCTCCCATTTTAAGAACCTGAAATATCTGCGATCTTAGTTCCTTTGATCTGATATTAGTTTCTACTCAAATTCCTAATTTTTTATCCTATAAAGCAGCGTCGAATAAGGTCCTTAGttactattatattattatataaataaaatttaattgataacaataatcttaatggtgccgaaaatttgaaatataaatgtAGGGATCGTCAGAATATAGCATTTATATAGTTCTGTGTGAGCTGTAACTGTTTTGGCTGCCCTGTATGTTGAGATTTAAAAGGAATCATTTAGCTTTGTTGATAACCCATCCCAAACAAGTAGAAGTAAACACAGAAGTCTTGCATTGTTTAAAAAATGGAAGGATTACCTAGAAGCTGAAACATGGGATTAACGGGTGCTCCAAGTAATCAGATTACATATCAAGTATCAACTATTAATACACTGATATGAACCTGCAATATCGACTCATGCAACCACACCGATAACCCCCATTATCTTCTAGATAATTTAGTTGAATATtcgatatacatatacaagtaaGCTCTTTGTTCTCCA
This region includes:
- the LOC108206029 gene encoding uncharacterized protein LOC108206029 isoform X1 yields the protein MEAPAYVKWKEAFVLSERGTKEVRYYLKRKDGGSDLVVVGKKKQSLIPLPYRYRVCNEALLSPAYKAASSVLNLKSRNQVVRWLDSIVSAASSHHLQPPRSGSGCLEVNNDCRLSSDKIEGGRLWKLGKHNTEFLLPGSVSTCKDKRKRYQSFQLRGVEISIHNFVYVSAKENKPRIAYLDDMYEDSGGNKMAVVRWFHKIDEVCIALPEIYDREIFFSLCFQHLNIECIDGLASVLSPQHYQIFLREARHTQFKPFVCDKQVDKNDVKPIDITQVKGYTEQKIFECMFTSSASKNVKNHYPAKDGLNLDVECGNAVGNKPKKRLRISYNSSKVIRPGNNLQAPLTNPTVPKLADGSIICRSGNQINPSKESISVVSLPNKGVVMKTAQVLTIGAQVEVLCQDSGVRGCWFRALIIKKNKDKVKVRYLDIKDAADEVHNLEEWILSSRVALPDEWCLRINGRATVRPAPVFNKVQDALVVKDGSVVDVWWHDGWWEGIIIRKEAEDNICVYFPAEKRDSIFCQNDIRPSQEWLGTGWKHIDDRPDLLASVLSNLSRKQDTVKSSDRRSSPCEFVAFDDKVQFGFDQGDTSSNGYKVDDEFGVRDIVKDDVLANLRWMSSRKRKRSSRISSKKPCQSGTKNKGSIRTFGTRTWEKFFISSSVKVDQENCKYTREPAFSSSIVSPLSNMVLSQ
- the LOC108208377 gene encoding uncharacterized protein LOC108208377; this encodes MAVLKEVSNAEKGGIEVDNYKNGLVPRITLASVESLTLPLVQEVVLLADFGCKGCQEKVATMMSRMNGETVSIEVSLSEKKVTLTCIYPRSVKDPTQVAKIHKSPVSKSSLIKRLFRSSCT
- the LOC108206029 gene encoding uncharacterized protein LOC108206029 isoform X3; translation: MDNTYFPVPTDFEAASSHHLQPPRSGSGCLEVNNDCRLSSDKIEGGRLWKLGKHNTEFLLPGSVSTCKDKRKRYQSFQLRGVEISIHNFVYVSAKENKPRIAYLDDMYEDSGGNKMAVVRWFHKIDEVCIALPEIYDREIFFSLCFQHLNIECIDGLASVLSPQHYQIFLREARHTQFKPFVCDKQVDKNDVKPIDITQVKGYTEQKIFECMFTSSASKNVKNHYPAKDGLNLDVECGNAVGNKPKKRLRISYNSSKVIRPGNNLQAPLTNPTVPKLADGSIICRSGNQINPSKESISVVSLPNKGVVMKTAQVLTIGAQVEVLCQDSGVRGCWFRALIIKKNKDKVKVRYLDIKDAADEVHNLEEWILSSRVALPDEWCLRINGRATVRPAPVFNKVQDALVVKDGSVVDVWWHDGWWEGIIIRKEAEDNICVYFPAEKRDSIFCQNDIRPSQEWLGTGWKHIDDRPDLLASVLSNLSRKQDTVKSSDRRSSPCEFVAFDDKVQFGFDQGDTSSNGYKVDDEFGVRDIVKDDVLANLRWMSSRKRKRSSRISSKKPCQSGTKNKGSIRTFGTRTWEKFFISSSVKVDQENCKYTREPAFSSSIVSPLSNMVLSQ
- the LOC108206029 gene encoding uncharacterized protein LOC108206029 isoform X2, coding for MEAPAYVKWKEAFVLSERGTKEVRYYLKRKDGGSDLVVVGKKKQSLIPLPYRYRVCNEALLSPAYKAASSVLNLKSRNQVVRWLDSIVSAASSHHLQPPRSGSGCLEVNNDCRLSSDKIEILFFLFRVVACGSWASIILNSYCLVLYQLARTKGSDINHFNFVVLKFRFITLCMYRLKKINHALPTWMICMRTPEGIKWLWYGGFTKLMSPQHYQIFLREARHTQFKPFVCDKQVDKNDVKPIDITQVKGYTEQKIFECMFTSSASKNVKNHYPAKDGLNLDVECGNAVGNKPKKRLRISYNSSKVIRPGNNLQAPLTNPTVPKLADGSIICRSGNQINPSKESISVVSLPNKGVVMKTAQVLTIGAQVEVLCQDSGVRGCWFRALIIKKNKDKVKVRYLDIKDAADEVHNLEEWILSSRVALPDEWCLRINGRATVRPAPVFNKVQDALVVKDGSVVDVWWHDGWWEGIIIRKEAEDNICVYFPAEKRDSIFCQNDIRPSQEWLGTGWKHIDDRPDLLASVLSNLSRKQDTVKSSDRRSSPCEFVAFDDKVQFGFDQGDTSSNGYKVDDEFGVRDIVKDDVLANLRWMSSRKRKRSSRISSKKPCQSGTKNKGSIRTFGTRTWEKFFISSSVKVDQENCKYTREPAFSSSIVSPLSNMVLSQ